One Thermorudis peleae genomic window, CGTTGTTTCACCACTGCGATGGGAAATGATCGTGGCATAGCCATGTCGCTGCGCAAGCGCGATCGCCTCAAGGGTCTCAGTCAACGTGCCAATCTGGTTTGGCTTGATCAAGATAGCATTGGCAACGTGTTCACGAATGCCGCGACGGAGCCGATCGGCATTGGTGACAAACAGGTCATCACCCACAAGCTGCACCTGATCACCAACACGCGCGGTGAGCGCCTGCCACGCAAGCCAGTCGTCTTCGGCCAAGCCATCCTCAAGCGAGACAATGGGATAGCGTTCCAGTAACTCCACCCAAAAGTCGACCATCTCGCTCGGCTGTAGCGTCTTTCCTTCTCCATGCAGCGTATAGGCAGTATTCGCATAGAACTCGCTCGCCGCTGGATCGAGCGCAAGCACAACGTCGATACCAGGGCGATAGCCAGCTCGCTCAATTGCTTGCAGGATTAGATCAACTGCGGCTTGGTTACTTGGCAACTGGGGAGCATACCCGCCTTCATCGCCAAGCCCTGCGGTGTATCCTGCCTCAGTTAACACCCGCCGCAATGTGTGGTAGATTTCGGCTGCCCAGCGCAGCGCTTCGCGAAACGATGGCGCGCCAACGGGAACAATCATAAATTCCTGCATGTCGACGTTCGAGCCTGGAGCATGCTTACCCCCATTCAGGATATTCAAGAGTGGGGTTGGCAACAGGTATGCATTCGGGCCACCAAGGTAGCGGTAGAGTGGTAGTCCGCAGGCAGTTGCCGCAGCACGAGCAACAGCGAGGGAAACACCGAGAAGCGCATTCGCTCCAAGCCGCTGCTTGTTTGGCGTGCCATCAAGCTCGATCATGGTCGAGTCGATTTTGCGCTGGTCCAAGGCATCCATGCCAACAATTGCTTCAGCGATCACCGTTGTGACATGCTGAACGGCCTTCTGGACGCCTTTCCCGCCGTACCGTTCCCCCCCATCCCGCAACTCCAAGGCCTCGTGCGTACCAGTCGAGGCACCGGAAGGAACGGCCGCTCGGCCCCATGCACCACCGGCAAGTTCAACATCGACTTCAACGGTCGGATTCCCTCGTGAGTCGAGGATCTCCCGAGCACTCACACGGGTAATTGTCGTTCGACTCATGCGCCTATCCCCTCTGTACAACGTCCCTGCAGGGATTATAGAGATCGAGCGCGCGTTGACAGCCCACAAGCCGCACGTTAAGCTCAACAGTGAGACAAGTGGGGCGAAGATGTTGGGTACCTATAGATATGTCCAATTTCATCACCACCGCTGGCCGGCGTTGCCGGTTCATGGGCGGTGGTGAACGCGTTCCATCCGCGCCCAACACGGCAACCCGGCGAGCAGGGGCACGGCCTCTGCTCGTTTCTTTGGCAAATGGCAAGGAGAGATGAGCAGGGAGCGAAACCGTGCATGGGGAAATTGACCAGGTGCGCAACGAGGCGCTGGCAGCGCTTGCCGCTGCCCAGACGAGTTCAGCGCTCGCAGAATGGCATAGTCATTATCTTGGCCGGCGCGGCGTCTTAACTCAGCTCATGCGCCAAATTAGCCAGATTCCACCAACCGAGCGGCCAGCGTATGGACAGGCAGTCAACGCACTGAAGGAGGAGCTTTCAGCTGCGTTTACCGCGCGGCAACAAGAGGTGAGCGCTCAGGAACTCGCCCAACAACTCGCTGCTGAGACAGTCGATGTTACCCTGCCAGGTCGCCAGCCCACGTTGGGTACGCTTCACCCCGTAACGGCGATGATTCGCGAGGTAACTGGCATCTTCGCTCGCCTCGGATTCCAAGTCGTCGAAGGTCCAGAAGTTGAATACAGTGCCTATGCCTTCGACGCACTCAATATTCCGCAAGACCATCCGGCACGCGACGTCTGGGATACGATCTATATCGATTCACCGGGTCGTGAAATTGTCCTTCGTCCTCACACCTCACCGATGCAAATTCGTGTCATGGAGCAACGGCAGCCACCAATCCGCGTGGTCGTTCCCGGACGGTGCTACCGCTACGAAGCCGTCGACGCGACACATGAATGGCATTTCCACCAGATCGAAGGACTTGCTGTTGACGAGCACATCACCATGGCAGATTTGAAGGGGACACTTGCAGCCTTTGCACGGCAACTCTTCGGGCAAGAGCGCCGGGTACGTTTTCGCTGCGACTATTTTCCCTTTGTCGAGCCAGGTGTGGATTTCGCTATTGACTGCATGTTCTGTCACGGTGAAGGCTGTCGGGTCTGCAAAGGAACTGGCTGGATCGAAATTCTCGGCGCAGGCATGGTTCATCCGCAGGTGCTCCGGAACGTCGGGTATGATCCCGAGCGCTACACGGGCTGGGCGTTCGGTATGGGGGTTGAACGGCTCGTCATGCTGAAATATGGAGTCCCTGATATTCGCCTGTTTTATCAGGGCGATCTCCGGTTTCTGGCACAGTTTAGCCGCACCACAGTCTGGTAGGTGGGGAGAAGATCATGCGCGTCTCGGTTCGATGGTTACGCGAGCTTGTCCCAACAGAACTGAGCACTGAAGCAATCGCGGAGCGATTAACGCTCGCCGGCCTTGCAGTCGAAGCGATTGAGCGAATCGGCGAGCACTGGGAAAAGATTTTCACTGGCCTGGTTGAGGCCATCGAGCCCCACCCCAATGCTGATCGGCTTGTCCTGGCGACTGTTGCAGCCGGCACCCATCGCCTCACCGTCGTCACTGGCGCACCGAATATCGCAGTCGGGCAAAAAGTTGCACTCGCTTTGCCCGGTGCCACCCTCTACGATGGCCATAGCATTGAGCCACGGCTGATGACGCTGACGCCCAGCACCATCCGCGGGATACGTTCCGAGGGCATGGTCTGCTCGGAAAAAGAACTGGGGCTTTCAGATGACCATGAAGGTATTATGGTCTTGCCCGATGATACGCCAGTGGGTGTGCCACTCGCCGATGTCCTTGGCGATGAAGTGCTTGAAATCGAAATTACCCCCAACCTTGTTCATGCTTTTTCGATGATCGGTATTGCCCGTGAGTTAGGTGCTTTGACAAAGCAACCGGTCAACTATCCTGCCCTTGCAGAACTCGCTCCCTGCGGCGATCCAACGCTTGTGACAATTGACGCCCCCGATCTCTGTGCTCGGTTCGTCGGAGTCGTCATCGAAGGCGTCGAGCCAGTAGCGTCTCCGTGGTGGATGCAGCAGCGGCTCCGGGTAGCGGGCATGCGCCCAATCAATGCCATCGTCGATATCACCAACTATGTTATGCTCGAGTATGGTCAGCCACAGCACGCCTATGACCGTGCTCGGCTCCATGGTGGGCGCCTTATTGCCCGACGTGCGCGTCCCGGGGAAACACTTGAGACAATTGACCATGTCCACCGTACCCTTGACCCTGATACTCTCGTGATTGCTGATGAGGAACGAGCTGTTGGTATCGCTGGGATTATGGGTGGACGTGAAAGTGAGATTGATGAAGAAACGCGCGTTGTCTTGCTCGAGACAGCAAACTTCGACATGCGCAGCATTCGGCGCACTGCGCGCGCTCAGCGCCTTCGCACTGAAGCTTCGGCACGCTTCGAGCGCGGACTTGATCCGAATCTCGCGTGGACGGCAACCCGCCGGGCTGTGATGCTCTTTCAGCAACTCTTTCCTCAG contains:
- the eno gene encoding phosphopyruvate hydratase — translated: MSRTTITRVSAREILDSRGNPTVEVDVELAGGAWGRAAVPSGASTGTHEALELRDGGERYGGKGVQKAVQHVTTVIAEAIVGMDALDQRKIDSTMIELDGTPNKQRLGANALLGVSLAVARAAATACGLPLYRYLGGPNAYLLPTPLLNILNGGKHAPGSNVDMQEFMIVPVGAPSFREALRWAAEIYHTLRRVLTEAGYTAGLGDEGGYAPQLPSNQAAVDLILQAIERAGYRPGIDVVLALDPAASEFYANTAYTLHGEGKTLQPSEMVDFWVELLERYPIVSLEDGLAEDDWLAWQALTARVGDQVQLVGDDLFVTNADRLRRGIREHVANAILIKPNQIGTLTETLEAIALAQRHGYATIISHRSGETTDSFIADLAVAVGAGQIKTGAPARMDRVEKYNQLLRIEEELGPAAAYAGWSGFPAAVRMTRALGN
- the pheS gene encoding phenylalanine--tRNA ligase subunit alpha, whose product is MHGEIDQVRNEALAALAAAQTSSALAEWHSHYLGRRGVLTQLMRQISQIPPTERPAYGQAVNALKEELSAAFTARQQEVSAQELAQQLAAETVDVTLPGRQPTLGTLHPVTAMIREVTGIFARLGFQVVEGPEVEYSAYAFDALNIPQDHPARDVWDTIYIDSPGREIVLRPHTSPMQIRVMEQRQPPIRVVVPGRCYRYEAVDATHEWHFHQIEGLAVDEHITMADLKGTLAAFARQLFGQERRVRFRCDYFPFVEPGVDFAIDCMFCHGEGCRVCKGTGWIEILGAGMVHPQVLRNVGYDPERYTGWAFGMGVERLVMLKYGVPDIRLFYQGDLRFLAQFSRTTVW